The Paenibacillus sp. FSL R7-0204 genome includes a region encoding these proteins:
- a CDS encoding DUF1349 domain-containing protein, translating to MTKMDFAAYQWMNEGNIRFEDDSIIIEATANSDFFCNNGAVAEEGLTPESLTNAPFFYTEVSGDFVLRVKVSHDFRDTYDSSSIMIMQDLSVWAKACFELTDFDTHAVVSVVTNQTSDDANGCNIEGNEVWLQAARSGNAFAFHYSTDGVRFDMMRFFTLPAGDTVKVGLLAQAPTGDGGDRIYKNFLLEQRTVKNIRAGV from the coding sequence ATGACTAAGATGGATTTCGCAGCGTACCAATGGATGAATGAGGGGAACATCAGGTTTGAGGATGACAGTATTATAATAGAAGCCACTGCTAACAGTGATTTTTTCTGCAATAATGGGGCGGTTGCGGAAGAAGGGCTGACTCCTGAGAGTCTGACGAATGCGCCGTTTTTCTATACTGAAGTATCCGGGGATTTCGTGCTGCGGGTGAAGGTGAGTCATGACTTCCGGGACACGTACGATTCTTCTTCTATTATGATTATGCAGGACCTGTCGGTCTGGGCGAAGGCCTGCTTTGAGCTGACCGATTTCGATACCCATGCGGTGGTCAGCGTAGTTACGAACCAGACCTCGGATGATGCGAATGGCTGCAATATTGAGGGCAATGAGGTGTGGCTGCAGGCCGCCAGATCCGGGAATGCCTTTGCTTTTCATTATTCGACCGACGGTGTACGCTTTGATATGATGCGTTTCTTTACTCTTCCGGCGGGAGACACGGTCAAGGTCGGGTTGTTGGCCCAAGCCCCTACCGGCGATGGCGGGGATAGAATATACAAGAATTTCTTACTGGAGCAGCGGACGGTGAAAAATATAAGAGCCGGCGTATAA
- a CDS encoding aldo/keto reductase family protein has translation MKYRRLGGTGLKVSEISLGSWLTYGGYVEQDNAVKAIETAYSLGINFFDTANVYEKGAAEKVLGATLSSYPRESYVLATKVFGVMGDGPNDRGLSRKHITEQCHASLKRLGAEYVDLLYCHRYDPETPIEETLRALDDLVRQGKVLYVGVSEWTAAQMTEALAVADRYLLDHIVVNQPVYNMFERYIEKEIIPLGLRKGIGQVVFSPLAQGLLTGKYSSASDIPADSRAARLDWMRKGITEEKITKVQELGKVAAELDISVGNLALAWILRQPNVSSALVGASRPEQVEENVKASGIELNEDILARIDEIIG, from the coding sequence ATGAAATACCGCAGATTAGGTGGGACCGGACTTAAGGTCAGTGAGATCAGCCTGGGAAGCTGGTTGACCTACGGAGGATATGTGGAGCAGGACAATGCCGTTAAGGCCATTGAAACCGCTTACTCCCTGGGCATTAATTTTTTTGATACCGCGAATGTCTATGAGAAGGGGGCGGCGGAAAAGGTACTTGGAGCTACCCTAAGCAGCTATCCGCGGGAATCCTACGTGCTGGCGACTAAGGTGTTCGGGGTAATGGGTGACGGACCCAATGACCGCGGCCTGTCCCGGAAGCATATTACCGAGCAATGCCATGCCAGCCTGAAGCGGCTGGGTGCTGAATATGTGGATCTGCTCTACTGTCACCGGTATGATCCGGAGACCCCGATCGAAGAGACGCTGCGGGCGCTTGATGATCTGGTCCGTCAAGGCAAGGTGCTGTATGTGGGAGTCAGTGAATGGACAGCGGCGCAGATGACCGAAGCTCTTGCAGTTGCCGACCGGTATCTGCTGGATCATATCGTGGTCAATCAGCCGGTCTATAATATGTTTGAACGTTATATCGAGAAGGAGATTATCCCGCTTGGACTGCGCAAAGGAATCGGACAAGTCGTGTTCTCCCCGCTCGCTCAAGGCCTGCTGACTGGTAAGTACAGCTCGGCCTCCGATATTCCGGCAGACAGCCGGGCTGCCCGGCTGGACTGGATGCGCAAAGGAATTACGGAGGAGAAGATTACAAAGGTTCAGGAGCTGGGCAAGGTTGCCGCTGAACTGGATATCTCCGTAGGCAATCTGGCACTGGCCTGGATTCTGCGCCAGCCTAATGTATCCAGTGCCCTGGTCGGCGCGAGCCGCCCTGAGCAGGTGGAGGAGAATGTGAAGGCTTCGGGCATTGAGCTAAATGAGGATATACTGGCACGAATTGATGAAATTATCGGTTAA
- a CDS encoding CPBP family intramembrane glutamic endopeptidase, translating into MSELSTRQHYKWLIQIGLGLVPFLVLGAALVAIFRWGEITPFIQSLFVPSDMSFLEVTLLGLIVGTIVVLISVGLIITTKTVLPQSEGTEIIRNIMRTPSGIAVSSLGGGIVEELFFRGVLIGLFIGHGPIFDGIVIGISTFLFWIIHIPQYKGVRLAYGLVFINGLIFAVLFYFTDSLIPSIIAHAIYNLGIGVYFMQLTK; encoded by the coding sequence TTGAGTGAATTAAGTACCCGGCAGCATTATAAATGGCTGATCCAGATTGGGTTAGGTTTAGTGCCGTTTTTGGTTTTAGGCGCAGCACTCGTTGCAATTTTCCGGTGGGGTGAAATCACTCCCTTTATCCAGTCCTTGTTTGTTCCAAGTGACATGTCTTTTCTTGAAGTTACCTTGCTGGGACTAATCGTGGGTACGATTGTAGTGCTTATCTCGGTTGGTCTTATCATAACAACAAAAACGGTGCTTCCTCAGTCGGAAGGTACGGAAATTATACGTAATATCATGAGAACTCCAAGCGGCATTGCCGTCAGCTCACTGGGCGGAGGAATTGTAGAAGAATTATTCTTCAGGGGCGTATTAATTGGACTGTTTATCGGTCATGGCCCTATTTTTGATGGCATTGTAATCGGTATAAGTACTTTTTTATTTTGGATTATTCATATCCCTCAGTACAAAGGGGTACGTTTGGCTTACGGATTAGTATTCATTAATGGTCTGATATTTGCTGTATTGTTCTATTTTACGGATTCGTTAATTCCATCCATCATTGCCCATGCCATTTATAATCTGGGTATAGGGGTCTACTTTATGCAGCTTACGAAATAA
- a CDS encoding class I SAM-dependent methyltransferase has product MPTHPYVSRFFVNTDARRDKLIYDLPEAWWSRPYEYEWCTHFISPHDVVLDAACGISHPLKFYLAEHSAEVYACDKDARILSHEAIMQNITEDAGAAAARQVETGPVNRLHLAQADLTSLPYEDESFDTIFCISVLEHLSVQEAVLAVREFHRTLNGEGLLVLTFDHPTVNLPRMNEILLQAGFQYWGETDFNLPADAVRTDQWGGLSCFRAVLKKAQI; this is encoded by the coding sequence ATGCCGACACATCCTTACGTCTCCCGTTTTTTTGTGAATACCGATGCACGCCGTGACAAGCTGATTTATGATTTGCCGGAAGCCTGGTGGAGCCGTCCGTATGAATACGAATGGTGTACGCATTTCATCTCACCGCATGATGTGGTACTGGACGCAGCCTGCGGAATCTCTCATCCGCTCAAATTCTATCTTGCCGAGCATAGCGCTGAGGTCTATGCCTGTGATAAGGATGCCCGGATTCTGTCGCATGAAGCGATTATGCAGAATATCACCGAGGATGCCGGAGCAGCTGCAGCCCGTCAGGTGGAGACCGGACCTGTGAACAGGCTGCACTTAGCCCAGGCTGATCTGACCTCACTGCCTTATGAGGATGAGAGCTTTGATACGATTTTTTGTATCTCGGTGCTGGAGCATCTGTCTGTGCAGGAAGCAGTACTGGCCGTCCGTGAGTTTCATAGAACGCTTAATGGGGAAGGACTGCTGGTGCTGACCTTTGATCATCCGACCGTAAACCTGCCGCGGATGAATGAGATTCTGCTCCAGGCCGGATTTCAGTATTGGGGCGAGACGGATTTCAATCTTCCGGCAGATGCCGTGCGTACAGACCAGTGGGGCGGCCTGAGCTGCTTCCGGGCAGTGCTCAAAAAAGCGCAAATCTAG
- a CDS encoding TetR/AcrR family transcriptional regulator, with amino-acid sequence MPKIVDHSERKSNIAEATWRVIIRRGIKGATVRNIAAEAGVSLGALRHYFSTQQELLEFAMNLVKERVTARIVDIMQSELPPREQILKVLLELLPTDDSSMAEMEVWFAFTFHLKTGGERATELNDAIYPLIVQIMDYLDQHALFNQGLDKDDEAERLYALIDGLALHAMLEPDRMNKQRVIRVLNVHLDSICRSGVER; translated from the coding sequence ATGCCAAAAATTGTAGATCATTCCGAACGAAAATCGAATATTGCTGAAGCTACCTGGCGGGTCATTATCCGGCGGGGAATCAAAGGGGCTACGGTACGTAATATTGCTGCCGAAGCGGGTGTATCCTTGGGCGCGCTGCGCCATTATTTCTCTACTCAGCAGGAATTGCTGGAGTTTGCTATGAATCTGGTAAAGGAGCGCGTAACAGCGAGAATTGTGGATATTATGCAGTCGGAGCTTCCTCCACGGGAGCAGATTTTGAAGGTGCTGCTGGAGCTGCTCCCTACCGACGACAGCAGCATGGCTGAGATGGAGGTATGGTTCGCGTTTACCTTCCATCTCAAGACTGGCGGGGAAAGAGCTACTGAGCTTAATGATGCGATCTATCCGCTGATCGTCCAAATTATGGACTATCTGGATCAGCATGCTCTCTTCAATCAGGGGCTGGATAAGGACGATGAAGCCGAACGGTTGTATGCCCTTATTGACGGCTTGGCCCTTCATGCCATGCTTGAGCCTGACCGGATGAATAAACAACGTGTGATCCGGGTACTGAATGTTCACCTGGACTCTATCTGCAGAAGTGGAGTGGAACGGTAG
- a CDS encoding SDR family oxidoreductase translates to MKVLFIGGTGLISQAVSRLAVERGIELYLFNRGERSSFVPQGAQVIHGDIRDKEQAAEALKGYEFDVVVDWIAFTPEHVQTDIDLFTGKTRQYIYISSASAYQKPQRNYLITEETPLVNPYWQYSRDKIASEELLLEAYQSSGFPVTIVRPSHTYGDTAIPAALTSWSHPWSLVERIRKGQPLVIHGDGTSLWTLTHNTDFAKGFVGLLGLREAIGEAVHITSDEVLNWNQIYAAIGEAAGREPKVVHMSTDFIAANTPAGTADGLIGDQAVSSVFDNSKIKRLVPDFQATLPFTEGVKRSVAWFEAHPELCTVDQDWSKMLDGLIARHGVDAKLLSYYV, encoded by the coding sequence ATGAAGGTTCTATTTATCGGAGGAACGGGACTTATCAGTCAGGCGGTTTCCCGGCTGGCAGTGGAACGGGGAATAGAACTGTATCTGTTCAACCGTGGAGAGCGCAGCAGCTTCGTGCCGCAGGGTGCACAGGTGATACACGGTGATATCCGTGACAAGGAGCAGGCAGCCGAGGCGCTGAAGGGGTATGAGTTCGATGTTGTAGTCGACTGGATTGCCTTCACGCCGGAGCATGTGCAGACAGATATTGACCTGTTCACTGGCAAGACGCGGCAGTATATCTATATCAGCTCGGCTTCCGCGTATCAGAAGCCCCAGCGTAATTATCTGATTACCGAAGAGACTCCGCTGGTGAACCCGTACTGGCAGTATTCCCGGGACAAGATTGCTTCCGAGGAGCTGCTTCTGGAAGCGTATCAGAGCAGCGGCTTCCCGGTGACCATTGTCCGGCCTTCCCATACTTACGGAGATACAGCCATTCCGGCGGCGCTGACCAGCTGGAGCCATCCGTGGTCCCTGGTGGAACGCATCCGCAAGGGACAGCCGCTCGTAATTCATGGCGATGGCACCTCTCTATGGACATTGACGCATAATACGGATTTTGCCAAAGGCTTCGTTGGTTTGCTGGGACTCCGGGAAGCGATTGGAGAAGCGGTTCATATTACCTCGGATGAGGTGCTGAACTGGAATCAGATCTATGCGGCCATTGGGGAGGCCGCAGGCCGTGAGCCGAAGGTGGTACACATGTCTACAGACTTCATCGCTGCGAATACCCCGGCGGGAACGGCGGACGGGCTGATCGGGGATCAGGCGGTCAGCAGTGTGTTCGACAACAGCAAGATCAAACGTCTGGTGCCTGACTTCCAGGCTACCCTGCCGTTCACGGAAGGCGTGAAGCGGTCGGTTGCCTGGTTCGAAGCCCATCCAGAATTGTGCACAGTTGACCAGGATTGGTCCAAGATGCTGGACGGATTGATTGCAAGGCATGGCGTTGATGCGAAGCTGCTTAGCTATTATGTATAA
- a CDS encoding S-layer homology domain-containing protein, producing MSNHPFVKKVLSGILAMTVLLPILTPALSPLPTAFGDAAEPSGIVKVEDFEQVSLTDLTFDSARIHSGSLALETNPKYVHSGAKSLRIDYDFIGITDNPSQVAVGPATQLPLSSRTPKRIGMWVYANQEGHGLTSKFYVSSTGKSKTYEIRSEETGIDWSGWKYVEADIGSDLTMPGTLAFYFQMKERQMSKKNKGSIWIDDVRLIYDEPINEDMDVPVLTPAAPAPNQTLRAPVSDLILSAEDAKSGIDPDSIRLTVDGQAAAPSTYAYDLNLKQITYHPALPLAGGYHQVLAEVKDRAGNPAAAEYAFQIEHGARFTLEAPEEAVSNETYRLKLKAADVGEAKSFHARIKFDPETLQANVITARSGLSHVQTTLDNSGGYVEVSAEGLQGDQADALASIDFEVNRSAKMERGETAKQMAMVEGSFGYESGTPVPSLASPLRYKIGFPYKLSIKGSGLQTQSIITVTSRAGEPVEGAGIDFTDASGPQTYVTVTANSSDILKKADPSTAVLLAVAKGDRMFATTGSASGFIKVYLPDGSKAGYISSADVEQSDFTTGLGLTDAKGEIHTSLTNLAIGTWSVQAVKDGGTSESISMNVVAPFGGADPQYVQTFVTEDMKTMMSVGWQTAPTVQEAYIQYMKDSDWVDSDLTNAPAKAATQRALSEVEVIPEVAGGPMGEIKFHNALVTGLEPGTGYHYRVGYEGHWSDWSNYKTVEAAPDKPVSFVFVTDSHTKGDNGLETYQQLIKNALTNYPDTQFVMHGGDMVDDGAVLNEWNQFWQASSVYSSSVPSAYAMGNHDVKGGGKYIFAKGLGLPVNGPELQKEYAYSFDSGEVHFVVLNSEADEVTMGKQAEWLREDLLSSHKKWKIVMFHKPAYHTEDGRGNLIEYTQTYFAPILEELKVDLVLEGHDHVYARTYPMSKGKPLPSGEQGTVYLDGGASGWKFYDGSKYEYLDFMFDEDVPVYSAIQVSHDKIVIQARTTQSAEFIDNYTIVKKDERTVTSVAVAPAELKLNVGDKHATVLTATYNDNSTADVTNQAIWTSSNEQAATVDAEGVIHAVGVGEATIQANYGNLPPVKLSVTVQTEGTLPKLLKLTADPGTHTLQVNKQAASVITAVYDNGVSTVVTDQVHWTTSDPSIASVSDKGIITGIAAGGGVTITASFGGLTIAIPIVVEGGTVPVATPTPTPTPTPQSGGTPAATPAPKPAVTPTATPSPTATTTPAPTPAITAGPAKPTVTRPVLKDTLDLDTLKSIVAKSRTAAVVKFQDVPAVLWSASFIDRAARMGMITGYADGSFHPEAKVSRAEFAVMLTKAFGLTGSQGTGFSDTHGHWASMALAALQQHGVIQGYADGSFHPKQEITRAEAVAMLARLTSYVPGTPAPFSDLPASWAAEPINAFANAGIVSGKGNGAFKPKESASRAEAVVMIVRLMDKLVEAGEE from the coding sequence GTGAGTAATCATCCATTTGTAAAGAAAGTATTAAGCGGGATCTTGGCTATGACGGTTCTGCTTCCCATCCTTACCCCTGCTCTATCTCCGTTACCGACTGCCTTTGGGGATGCGGCGGAACCCAGCGGTATCGTGAAGGTAGAGGATTTTGAACAGGTGAGCTTGACGGACCTAACCTTTGACAGTGCCCGCATTCATAGCGGTAGCCTGGCGCTGGAGACGAATCCGAAATACGTACATAGCGGAGCGAAGTCCCTGCGGATTGATTATGACTTCATTGGCATAACCGATAACCCCTCTCAGGTTGCCGTGGGTCCGGCGACTCAGCTTCCGCTATCTAGCCGAACGCCTAAGAGAATCGGGATGTGGGTATATGCCAATCAGGAAGGTCATGGCCTGACCTCCAAGTTCTATGTTTCTTCCACCGGCAAATCCAAAACGTATGAAATCAGGAGTGAAGAGACCGGGATCGACTGGAGCGGCTGGAAGTATGTTGAGGCGGATATAGGTTCAGACCTGACCATGCCGGGTACACTGGCCTTCTACTTCCAGATGAAAGAAAGACAAATGAGCAAAAAGAATAAAGGCTCGATTTGGATTGATGACGTCAGACTGATCTATGATGAGCCCATTAATGAAGATATGGATGTTCCAGTGTTAACTCCAGCGGCACCGGCTCCTAATCAAACCTTGAGGGCTCCTGTCTCTGACCTTATTCTATCAGCGGAGGATGCCAAGTCGGGCATTGATCCGGACTCCATCCGGTTAACGGTGGATGGTCAGGCTGCGGCACCGTCAACTTATGCCTATGATCTGAATCTTAAGCAGATTACCTATCACCCGGCGCTTCCGCTGGCCGGAGGTTATCATCAAGTGCTGGCAGAAGTGAAGGATAGGGCCGGCAATCCGGCAGCGGCTGAATATGCTTTTCAGATTGAGCATGGAGCCAGATTTACCTTGGAAGCCCCGGAGGAGGCTGTCAGTAATGAGACCTACCGGCTGAAGCTGAAGGCGGCGGACGTAGGCGAAGCCAAGAGCTTCCATGCCAGAATCAAGTTCGATCCAGAGACACTACAGGCAAATGTGATTACTGCACGCTCCGGCCTCAGCCATGTGCAGACGACTCTCGATAATTCAGGCGGCTATGTTGAAGTCAGCGCAGAGGGACTGCAAGGGGATCAGGCGGATGCTCTGGCAAGTATTGATTTTGAAGTGAACCGGTCTGCGAAAATGGAACGCGGCGAGACGGCTAAGCAGATGGCCATGGTGGAAGGCAGTTTCGGGTATGAAAGCGGGACGCCAGTTCCTTCCTTAGCCTCCCCGCTTAGGTATAAGATCGGGTTTCCTTACAAGCTCAGCATCAAGGGATCAGGTCTACAGACACAGAGCATCATCACCGTCACTTCCCGTGCCGGAGAACCTGTAGAAGGGGCCGGGATTGATTTCACTGATGCAAGCGGTCCTCAGACCTATGTGACTGTAACTGCTAACAGCTCCGATATCTTAAAAAAAGCTGATCCTTCGACCGCTGTGCTGCTCGCCGTAGCGAAAGGGGATCGGATGTTCGCCACAACAGGCAGTGCCTCCGGATTCATCAAGGTGTATTTGCCGGATGGCAGCAAGGCGGGATACATCTCATCCGCAGACGTGGAGCAGAGTGATTTCACCACAGGATTGGGCTTGACGGATGCCAAGGGAGAGATCCATACGTCCCTGACTAACCTTGCCATTGGCACTTGGAGCGTGCAGGCTGTCAAGGATGGCGGTACCAGCGAGAGTATCAGTATGAATGTTGTAGCTCCGTTTGGCGGGGCAGATCCGCAATATGTGCAGACCTTTGTAACCGAAGATATGAAGACGATGATGAGTGTAGGGTGGCAGACCGCGCCGACTGTTCAAGAAGCTTACATCCAGTATATGAAAGATAGTGATTGGGTGGATAGTGATCTGACGAATGCTCCGGCAAAAGCAGCTACGCAGCGCGCGCTCTCCGAGGTGGAGGTCATTCCTGAGGTTGCAGGCGGACCTATGGGCGAAATCAAGTTTCATAACGCATTAGTCACGGGTCTTGAGCCGGGTACGGGCTATCATTACAGAGTTGGCTACGAAGGCCATTGGAGCGATTGGTCCAATTATAAGACGGTGGAGGCTGCGCCGGACAAGCCCGTTTCTTTTGTATTTGTAACCGATTCGCATACCAAAGGGGATAACGGGCTGGAGACCTATCAACAATTGATCAAGAATGCGCTCACTAATTATCCCGATACCCAGTTCGTTATGCATGGCGGTGATATGGTCGATGATGGGGCGGTTTTGAATGAATGGAACCAGTTCTGGCAAGCCTCCTCGGTCTATTCCTCCTCTGTTCCTTCAGCGTATGCCATGGGGAATCATGATGTAAAAGGGGGAGGAAAGTACATTTTCGCCAAAGGCTTGGGGCTTCCTGTTAACGGACCTGAGCTCCAGAAGGAGTATGCCTATTCGTTCGACTCAGGAGAGGTGCATTTCGTGGTACTGAACTCTGAAGCAGACGAAGTCACGATGGGCAAGCAAGCGGAGTGGCTGCGCGAGGATCTTCTGAGCAGTCATAAAAAATGGAAGATTGTCATGTTCCACAAACCTGCCTATCATACCGAAGATGGGCGCGGCAATCTGATTGAATACACACAGACTTATTTTGCTCCTATACTCGAAGAATTGAAGGTCGATCTGGTGCTGGAAGGCCATGACCATGTATATGCGCGGACCTATCCGATGAGCAAAGGCAAGCCGCTGCCAAGCGGAGAGCAAGGTACGGTCTATCTGGACGGCGGGGCGTCTGGCTGGAAGTTCTACGATGGAAGCAAATACGAGTATCTGGATTTCATGTTTGACGAGGATGTTCCAGTCTATTCGGCCATTCAGGTGAGCCATGATAAGATCGTAATCCAAGCCCGAACTACGCAAAGCGCAGAATTCATTGACAACTATACGATTGTGAAAAAGGATGAGCGGACAGTGACTTCCGTGGCCGTAGCCCCGGCCGAATTGAAGCTGAATGTCGGCGACAAACACGCAACGGTGCTTACGGCTACTTATAACGATAACTCCACTGCCGATGTCACGAATCAAGCCATATGGACATCTTCTAATGAACAGGCAGCTACAGTAGACGCGGAGGGCGTTATTCATGCCGTTGGAGTTGGCGAGGCGACCATCCAGGCGAATTACGGCAACCTGCCGCCGGTGAAGTTATCGGTAACTGTTCAGACAGAAGGTACGCTGCCTAAACTGCTGAAGCTGACCGCCGATCCTGGTACACACACCTTGCAGGTGAACAAACAAGCAGCATCCGTGATTACGGCGGTATATGACAATGGAGTAAGTACAGTGGTTACAGATCAGGTCCATTGGACGACTTCAGATCCTTCAATTGCCTCGGTATCGGACAAGGGGATCATTACGGGGATTGCAGCGGGGGGCGGGGTAACGATTACTGCTTCCTTCGGCGGCTTAACCATTGCGATTCCCATCGTGGTTGAGGGCGGAACGGTACCGGTGGCAACGCCGACGCCGACACCAACGCCAACGCCACAATCGGGAGGAACACCGGCAGCAACGCCAGCACCAAAGCCGGCGGTAACACCGACAGCAACACCGTCACCAACAGCAACGACGACACCGGCACCAACACCGGCTATAACTGCCGGTCCCGCAAAGCCAACGGTAACCAGGCCTGTCCTGAAAGACACCTTGGACTTAGATACGCTTAAATCTATCGTTGCAAAAAGCCGGACGGCTGCAGTTGTCAAGTTCCAGGATGTACCTGCCGTTCTGTGGAGTGCATCATTCATTGATCGTGCAGCCCGGATGGGGATGATAACGGGTTACGCGGATGGTTCATTCCATCCTGAAGCCAAAGTATCACGCGCTGAGTTTGCTGTAATGCTCACAAAAGCTTTTGGTCTCACGGGGTCGCAGGGGACCGGATTCTCTGATACGCATGGGCATTGGGCTTCTATGGCACTTGCGGCGCTTCAACAGCATGGAGTCATTCAGGGATACGCCGATGGTTCCTTCCACCCCAAGCAGGAGATCACCCGCGCGGAAGCTGTTGCTATGCTGGCGCGTCTTACAAGCTATGTTCCCGGCACACCGGCACCATTCTCTGACCTCCCGGCAAGCTGGGCTGCAGAGCCAATTAATGCCTTCGCTAATGCAGGAATTGTCTCAGGGAAAGGCAATGGCGCCTTCAAACCAAAGGAATCTGCTTCCCGCGCTGAAGCTGTAGTGATGATTGTACGGCTCATGGATAAGCTTGTTGAAGCGGGTGAGGAGTAA
- a CDS encoding 3-oxoacid CoA-transferase subunit B, with protein sequence MNNREFIVRRIAQEFKDGDVVNLGIGMPTLAVDYIPDHVQIMLQAENGILGVGPKAAKSEENIDCIDSGGSFVTTIAGACYFDSAVSFSIIRGGHVDITVLGALEVDEQGNLASWMIPGKKVPGMGGAMDLVVGAKRVIIAMDHVSKDGQPKIVKDCKLPLTAVHVVNTIVTEMAVIEVIPGQGLMLMEIAPGLTVEDVQQATGAELWISPDLKGIAV encoded by the coding sequence ATGAATAACCGGGAATTCATTGTGAGAAGAATCGCCCAGGAGTTCAAGGACGGCGATGTGGTGAATCTGGGGATCGGTATGCCGACCCTGGCGGTAGACTATATTCCTGATCATGTCCAGATTATGTTACAGGCGGAGAACGGAATACTTGGAGTCGGCCCCAAAGCGGCGAAGTCAGAAGAAAACATCGATTGTATAGATTCTGGCGGCAGCTTCGTGACCACGATAGCCGGAGCCTGCTATTTTGACAGCGCGGTCTCCTTCTCGATCATCCGTGGGGGGCATGTGGACATTACTGTGCTAGGTGCGCTTGAAGTCGATGAGCAGGGCAATCTTGCAAGCTGGATGATTCCGGGGAAAAAAGTACCGGGCATGGGCGGAGCTATGGATCTGGTAGTCGGGGCTAAACGGGTCATTATCGCCATGGATCATGTGAGCAAGGACGGACAGCCGAAAATTGTGAAAGACTGCAAGCTCCCCCTGACGGCGGTACATGTCGTAAACACGATTGTCACTGAAATGGCGGTCATTGAGGTGATCCCGGGCCAGGGGCTGATGCTGATGGAAATTGCACCGGGTCTGACGGTAGAAGACGTTCAGCAGGCAACGGGGGCCGAGCTATGGATCTCCCCGGACCTGAAGGGGATTGCTGTCTAA
- a CDS encoding MerR family transcriptional regulator: protein MELTVGQFASAVDTTIRTLRYYEKIGLLVPGKKNDANQKIYARDDLKKFYNIQLLKTMGWPLIEIKQMLEETAYSFGEMVEMQEAVLRDKRNRINESLEMIARIKNVMNETGNLNNKELMLLMNAIRLEEDQRMILQQYFPATTVDKIMPKNKQQQPAFDLLNRRLLSFFQTSIDIGLRPESQEVQHELQEVLDLVPLSVNELFQSERSLDKQSEILRALLPDDMAEFFGEAIHAFYNNQFEGRGE from the coding sequence ATGGAGCTTACGGTCGGTCAATTCGCCAGCGCTGTCGATACGACGATAAGGACACTAAGATATTATGAGAAAATCGGGCTTCTTGTTCCTGGGAAGAAAAACGACGCCAATCAGAAAATTTATGCTAGAGATGATCTCAAGAAATTCTATAACATACAGTTGCTTAAGACTATGGGCTGGCCACTGATTGAAATCAAACAAATGCTTGAAGAGACTGCTTATTCTTTTGGAGAAATGGTGGAAATGCAGGAAGCGGTGCTTCGTGATAAGCGAAATAGAATAAACGAATCCTTGGAAATGATAGCCCGGATTAAGAATGTAATGAATGAAACGGGCAATTTGAACAATAAAGAGCTGATGTTGCTCATGAATGCGATCCGGTTAGAAGAAGATCAAAGAATGATTTTACAACAATACTTTCCTGCAACCACGGTGGATAAAATCATGCCCAAAAACAAACAGCAACAGCCAGCGTTCGATCTCTTAAACCGGAGGTTATTGTCTTTTTTTCAGACATCCATTGACATTGGACTGCGTCCTGAGAGTCAAGAGGTACAACACGAGCTACAGGAAGTGTTAGACCTTGTTCCTTTATCTGTGAACGAGCTTTTTCAATCAGAGCGGAGCTTGGACAAACAGTCAGAGATTCTGAGGGCTTTGTTGCCTGATGATATGGCGGAATTTTTCGGTGAAGCGATTCATGCCTTTTATAACAACCAGTTCGAAGGAAGGGGAGAATAG